In the genome of Drosophila kikkawai strain 14028-0561.14 chromosome 2R, DkikHiC1v2, whole genome shotgun sequence, the window aaattgattattattctaatttttgtttttttgttttacatttcaCACGAAAGAAGAACATTCTTGTTGAcaaagaaatttattaaattaaaattaacaattaaaagcCAATTTTATGGAATTATATTTTGTGTTTGCTTTATCACATTTTACACGAAAGCAGAATATTCTGCTTAACATCTTGtctataaaattgtttatattgaaattaacAATTACTAGCAGATTGGGTAAAATTATGatgtttaaagaaataatttgaattgctaactaattataataaatgttTTCAGACATTGACGAGCTTGTATTTTTCAGCAACAGATCATGTAGATCTGCAATGTTTACAAGCCTTTGTAGATGACAAACTTCAGATTAAACTGACATGATTTACCTGATCCGGTGCCATTACtggtaaaaatattgtaaacatttttttaaatgttaaaatctTAACAATGTTGTCGTGCCGGAAGTAATATTAGAGTATAAACGTGACCCAGCTactataaaatattgcaaacTGCAACCAAAATCAACAATTGACCTAGAAATGTATTCCCTTAACGTGCATTTGCTTCTCTCCGTATTCGTTTTAGTTAATCTGTGCGATGGTTGTGCTGGGAGGGTAAGACTGAAAAGATGTCCTTCACATTATTTTGTTCCtcaataaaaatcattaaaagtTTTCAATATTTCTAAAGCAAAACTGGGAGTGTAAACCCCTCTCAATAGGCGGCGAGACTACCAACCCTAGTGCCATGGACCTGGATATGAGAATCGAACGCGTTGGCCGTGGAGAATTCTTTTTCTcaggcacctttttctggaaCATTGATCTCGATGATAGCGTTCTGGTAAGTATGGAAATTAAtcattcaattcaattcaaatatcCCTAATAATTCAGAAACATTTATCAGGTTGAAATGCAGATTCTAAGAAGTCATTCCGGCAGCGAGGCTGATTACAAGCTGACTCCTTGGTCCATTCCACAGCAAACCTTTATCGAGTACATCGACACCTTTTACAAGGACCTGCTGATGGCCAATCTGGGCGATTGTACCGACTTGCCAAGGTATGACTCCGGATATGTACCGCCCTGGCCGAAGGGCACTTTCAATTTCACCCGCTGCGGTATCAAAGGCGATGGATTGCCGGAAGTGTTGGTGGAAGGCTTCTATAAGGTACAAGCCATCATCACCGCCCTGCCAACTGTTCAGCAAAATATTACCGCGATTATTCAGGTCACATTAAAAATGTTCTGAATTCTGGAAAATTAAATCGAAGAATTCAGCCCTTGTCTATGGCTCTTTCTTTTTGCTTTGGGACATTCCCAAGGTGCGAACCGAATTCCAGCTGCGACGAGATCGTCATAAAGTCCGCTTAAGTCAGGGACCAACAAATGAGACTGGCCAGGCCAGGTAGAAATCGCTTAGAGCCAGCTGACGTCGGcctggcaggcaggcaggcagttGGAGTGTGAAATTGGCAAGACATGTTTGGAAACTGTTGTGGTAAAAAAGTGTTGCAGAGAAGTAGAGACACAGGGAGACATTGTGGGGAACACCAGGGGAAAATTACACAAAGTGTCGCCTGCACAGCTAAAAATGCCCATAAATAGAATACAAACATGCCACTAAACTATTGTTTTTTGTacgaaaaataattgaaaattaaactttttgacagtttttctcaaaaaattggtataaattatgatttatattttgacTTGCTAATATTTTTTACTGTGCAATTCCCCCCTCGTTTTTCCCCCCTTTGAAAATACATTTCGAGTTGCACTTCAAGTGAAAACTCTGCACAGTTGCCTCGGCTAATTTATTGCAAATTGTTAAAAGCTACAACGACGAAGGcgacgctgctgctggctgtcaACTGATGACAGCCGCCTGCCGCCACCCCTTCGGCCCCTATATTTGtgaccgctgctgctgctgtgtttTCCCCATTTTTAGTATGCTTCGGTTGCTGTCTGGGGGAAAACAGCAGTTTAGAGTGAACCAGATTCGCATGGAAATCGCTGCAAACTAAACGGCAGTGCAATGAAGTCACAGATCTTTGAGGAGCTTTATTTTAAAGCGTTATCATGTGGAATTCAACAGCTTTAAATGCGAGTAACACAAGTGTTTTTATAGCTTTCAATTTACGTTTTAATAGCTGTTAATAAAACCTCCCTTTGAAAAAATCCCACAAAAGaaggtttattattattttactcaTTAAATCACCAATAGTTTATTATCTTTCGTCGATTGATATAATATatcacaaaaaattaaatctctAAGCACATGATTGAGTTACGATCGAATGGATTAACTGAatgtaaaaatgtttattttgcaTTACAAACGAGATGGCGATCAAACAAGGCTTTAAAAGCCAATTAATTTGCTGCAACGAAACTCGGCTCACCCTGATTAGCATatggcaacagcagcagcagcaagcgaTTTGCATTTAGCCACCATCCATCTAACTCACACGATTCCCAGTCCCATGCCGCCTTCCTCCTCCGGAATCTCGCCGTGCCTGTCTCATCAGTTTGGCTTGAACATTTTGCGGCATTGACAATATCAAATTGTTATCTGgcataaaataattacaacgTTTTAATGCAGACAAAATAGTTGTCGTCGGTCGATGGTTGTTAGTGTTagtgttggtgttgctgttgcgcCAGACTGTCGCTCGATGGCTGCATTGATAGcatcgttgttgttgttgctgttgctgccaaAGTTTAGCTGCCAATTTGAGTGCCAATAAAAGCGCGTGTGCGACAGCAAAGAGATTTCATTTTCAGCAAGCAGTGAACAGTGAACAGTGAACAGCGAACAGCTAACATCAGACAGCGAACAGCTATAGTTATATGGTTGCCGTGGTCGGTGGTTGCcagtgttgctgctgctggtgcgcTAATTAACCAAAAACGCAGCCAATTAGTTGAGCTAACACGAAAAAGTTTCAGTTCCATGAAAATGGAAAGGGAAGAAATGATACACAGCGAAAATTCTTTAATATCAGCTTAAATGTAACCTTTGGCAATGAGCAGAAAGATTATATTTCCACGAAAATTCTAGCAGTAATGGCACCCAACATGGGGCCTCGAGATCTAAGTCATCCCCCAAATAAGGCAAACATTTCTTTagttaatatacatttttttctctgtatATAATTTGCAGAAATAAGCTTAATTGATTAACTAGTTCAGCGAATCAACATGGGAAGCCAATTATTTAGATAACCGGATAGATAAACCACTGATAATACGTCTTGTTATAGCCATATGATGAAATTCGGTATAATTTAACGCATACAATATCAAAAATGTTCCCAAATATCCCCAAAATAACCTGACCAATTATCTCACGTTTTTTATACCCTACACTTTATGATCATCACTTTTTAACGAGTTCACTGGAAACGATTGAAgtcaattaaataataaaagccaAATGGAACtagttataaaatatagcTTCGGTTTTATTCGACTTTTAATGatttcaatataaataaagttatttaaacTGGTATCTTAAAGCATTTTATAATTTCCGTGATCCCATtgaacaaaatacaaaatattgaCAAATTTTCAATGCTAAATTGTAGTTAAATTTCAGGCGAACCAAGATACAGCCATTGATTGAAAATTTGCGAAATGAACAGCATTAAAATGAGGCAGGCAAAGGTTAAATTATGTCTGCATCCACAGAGATGCGGCTGtaataaacaaacaagaagGGGGACTTCCAAGGGGGGGGATAGAAGATAGTCAGTCAGAATGCAAAGCTTGTTAAAATTCATGTAATGCATTAACAGAGAACAACCACCACaaattacacacacacactcaggcAGAGGAGGTCTGAGTCAAAAGGCCGACGGGCTGCAATGAAAAGGCAATTAAAGCGCAGCAGGCTGAGGGGAGAGCAGGGGCGGCAGAGGAGGGGCTGAGTTTCCACCAGGGAAGGGGataatgctgctgctgctgctgttgccgttgcAGCAATCAATTGCATGCTTCAATGGACAAATATACGAGCATAGACAAGTGGAGAGCCAACTCAGATAGACATGGCCGATACGGACGCCAAAGCAAATGCGTTCGCTCGACTACAGTGTAGCTTCGATAGAACAGACAACTCAGCTCAACACGTATAATTATAGGATTATTGCTTGTACTTTGCAGGCAACGTTttgaagagagagagataaggTAAATTCTATAGATTAATACTCCACAAATTgtcattcttttttttaatgatttcatTTCTTATGAGTTAAGTCTAGGGACGTCCCACTGTATCTGCGTTTGTGCATCTGTGTATTGGCATCTGCGGCTGTGAGTTGTCCACGGCAGACACCCGTGGGACGGACGGCCATGCGACTAGATGGACTCAACTAGATAAAAACCTTagttggcttggcttggcttggtaCCCGGCCAAAAAGGGGGAAATAGGAACGGGGGCTCCAAGGTGGTGGCGGGAAACCAAGTTGGATTGGGCTGGGTGTTCGAAGTTGGAAGCAGAGAGCTGGGAGCTCAAACCGTCTGCATCTTCATTCGCCTCCTTCGACGGCGGCAGTCAAGTGGAACGGCACAAAAACTTGTTAACTTTTTTCGCTACAAAAGGTCCGGAGAGTGCCAAGTTGAGTCAATCAACCTGGCAACCTGCTCCGTCCTGCTTCGCCCTCTTGTCCGCTGCGCTCACTTGGCAGCAATTAATCAAAGGAGAGACCCCGGTACGAAATACAAGTCCAAATACAACCCAAAGCTGCAGGCTTTATTATGGCAATCAAGTCATTTACCTGCGCAAAACGTTTAATTATCACTTTTCGGGGCGGCAATTAGCAATTAGCAGACAAATTTTTGcacctgccacgcccccagcagcagctcccaTCTATCTTCCGATATTCTTTAGGGGAACTCGCCCAAACCCATATATCTCCGCATACAGTGGACTTATTGCAGCAAGGAGCTGGTGAGCGGAGGGGTAGACGGTGTCACAGTTTGCCACCTCATCGGCCACATTATCAAAGTCATAGGCCACGATCCGATAGCCGTTAAGACTGAGTTCCACGCAATAGATGACCTGCTCCAGGGTGCGAATATTGATGTAGGCCACCCAGCGGCTGTGTGGTAGGAACTCGGCCACGATCAGGTGGTCTGCAAAGTCCTGGCACGTGTCCACCATCTGCTGGGCGTCGCGATGGGCGTGGAAATCGCACTCATCTATCTGAACGAGAGCCATTTCTCGGGAGCGCCGGGGGCTGAAATTTTGACTGGACAAGCTAGGGATCTGGATTGATTCTGCTACAAATGTACTCCCACTTTactttttattgatttttctttGCAGCTCTAAGTGACTGcattgattttaaaactttaaacaagaaaatccTAATAATTgcaataaataagaaaatatctttaaattaCCTTTCAATTATAGAAATACTTATTTAATCcaagaaaaataatagtttttactcTACTCTAAATTGAAGTGTATCCCAAGCTTCCAATCTGAGAAGTGTAGCATTATTCCCTTCTTGTTTTCAAGACATTTTTCCGTATTATGCATCCGCTTAACTCCGCCTGCTTAGCCCCTTCCCTTATCTCCCTTGACTTCCTCAACTCGGGCACCGGGCTCAAGTGCTCTGGGTCCTCGGGGTCTTATATTCCaccgatgctgctgctggagaacAAAAAGGACAAAAGCAAAGAGTCTCGGCTCAGACTCATGACAATCGACTTGGGGAGTGAGGAGAACGGGGTAGGGGGTTGGGCATTGGGAATAGGGGACAAGGGGTAGCCTGACTTGGTGTGATTTGGCAGCACATCCACAGCCACATGCAGAGCCACATCCACATTCACAATCaccggcagcggcagcatctTTTCCCTTACTTTTTGCTGATGAAGTTGAACAATTTGAGATACGAGCAGCGAAGGAAGGTAACCGCACAGAATGAGACGGGGCATGGCTAAGGGAAAGAGACGGGTTAGACATTGGACGGAACGGACAGCAAGGTACGGACAACGGACAGAGGATGGAGGACCGAGTACGGTGGAACGTTCATTTAGTTGCCCATGGCCATGGCAGGCAAACGTTTTCTGGCCCCGGCTACCAGGCAAAAGTTCCTGCTCTGCTGCTCCATCTTCTAAATCTTTCTGCCAGCAATTCCTCCTCTCTGCGCTCATCCCTCCAAACAATCATGATgctaaaaatgaaaaactttttgcgACACACACGCAaatttttcttcaattttccTTTTACTGCCGCCTAAATAGTTGATGAATTATGCGACAGCTGCTGGGCGGGAAAAGTTGcggaaaattttatttcagcacgcagaaaaatgtaaaaacttTCATCATTAAATCAAATAAGATAATATTGTGAAAGTTatttaatgttaaaaatatattgataaaTTCCAAATTAAGTTTCAAGAGAAATTGTATGTACTGATCCATCCAGAATATATTTGTCCTAAAAATCTtacttcttaatttttaactaattaaattaaagactAAGGACCttcttctaaaaatatttaggcATCAAAATAGTTTTCTTTATAACCCTAAaccaaaatgcattttaaattgttaaaaaagaattttcatacgaaaatatttaacatttaatatttgtacgTCTCTTCTTGTGGTATTTTCTCACTGTATACACAAAAGTTcagtttcaatttattttaattgcgcTGACAGTTTACGATCTCCCCTCCCATCCATCTCCCTCGCACGACGGCAATCAAAAGGAATAAATGAGTTGAGCGGATGAGACGGCGGACAATGAGTGGAAGGGAAGGTTTTGGCATCGGGAGTAAGTGCATGACCATAATCCGACTTTAACTCTTTCACCGTTTCCCTGCCTGCCCTGAAGTGCACAGTGGCAAAAGATTATTTCAAAGACAAGGCAAGACATCctcaatattaattattatattattcatcatggaaaaaataatcaaataattcgtagaaatttaaattttaagaccATGTTTGTAGTCACAATAGTGAATATTAtcatgaaaaatgtatttcaagtattaaaatataaatgaataataaatagaaatttttaCTGTGCACCTTTCTACTTCTCCCCCACTCACAATACCCGATCCTCTCTTGCTCCGCCAACAACAATTGTCGGAGATTTATGAACGCCCCTTGCGctttaaattgaattcaatATTTTGCAAGCGCTGCAAGCCAaaaggcaacagcaacaacaacaacgacgccaaattgtaaacaacaaaGTTTTTTGTGTCCCGTTGACAGTTGCagtttttttctgctttttttttttgtggcgaTTGCACATTTCATGGCTTTCTTTTTTCGCgctgaaattgatttttttccttttaccTACATTATTTTTCCTCGCTTCGTTTTCGCCTCACTACTATTATCAGCAGTGTTTATTTGTTCGAGCGAGGTGTGAAAGGCGTTGAGTGGGTGTGTGCCGTCAATTGAGCTGTTTTCAGTTATTCGCCCGGCTTAGCACAGTTACCAGTTACCGCTGCTATAGGCCAACATTTAGAATTCTTACCTGCAACGAAAGAGAGAGGGGAAAATTCGGAATTAGTGGAAAATTAAGGAGATTATTTCAGACAGGTTTCATGAACTGTGCATATTTTAAGAGCTTGCTAAGTGGCTctggtatacaaatttattaattatgcgAGAGGACTTATAGCAAGATGTCTTAAAAGATTAATAAGGCTTATTTGTGATTACTTTTAAACGGGATCGCGTAACTTGGTTGTGTTCAACGTTTTGTGTTGGATTTATTTTCatgaatattttcaaatttaaaatatttattaatatatattggtTTAATTTAGGTATAAAAGAGTTTTGTTCAGtgaaaaatatactttaagaaTAATCTAAAATCTCTAGTATAGAATAGCAACTATAGAAAGCACAGTACAAAGGACAGAAGTCACAACAGCAATAAAAACATCAAAAACACCAGCAACTtcaacaacaccagcaactTCAACAACACCAGAAACTACAACAACATCTACACTAACTCTGGCTAtattagtgagatgcctaagGTTTTTTTAacagttgtttttgttgccattTTCGCCGCCAGGGCGCTAcatcttgtttttattttacttttctttcttcttttctcaagcttgttgttgttgctgttgagTTTTTTCACATacaacttgttgttgttgttggtgttgttgttgcctcttCTGCGCCAGTCAATTCAATTTGAAGCCATTTAGCATCAATTTGCAGTAATTTGACGTATAAATTATGTCAAATTGCCGAGCAGCTTGTCATTGGGTGTATTtcgctgttgttgctggtttcaaccttattgttgttggtgtttttgctgccgcttttgttgttattgttgttgttgttgctgttctcACTCCGTCAGTCGCTCGTTTTCGGttcctttgttgttgcttttgcacctttttttatatttttacccTCCGATTTTCGTTGTTATTGTGAGAGATTGTGTGTGCCCGCCAGGTAAAAACGAGAAGGTAAGAAACGAAGAGGGAAGGTGAGAGGGAGCGGCATCATCATCAAGTCCCAGTTGCCAGTTAACCCTCCAAACCCTTGGTCCTTccctctaaaaaaaaaccattgtGTGACTCGGTCGTCCCATCTTCCTCACTTTACacggtaaataaaatattgtacTTGTGGGAAAATCAGGAGAAGTCTTACTATTTTACTGtgtaaatgtttatttttactgTCAATGACTCGgcgatttattaattttttatcccGATTAATTGatatagtttaattttggC includes:
- the LOC108076663 gene encoding protein GSKIP homolog, whose translation is MALVQIDECDFHAHRDAQQMVDTCQDFADHLIVAEFLPHSRWVAYINIRTLEQVIYCVELSLNGYRIVAYDFDNVADEVANCDTVYPSAHQLLAAISPLYAEIYGFGRVPLKNIGR
- the LOC108076657 gene encoding uncharacterized protein: MYSLNVHLLLSVFVLVNLCDGCAGRFSIFLKQNWECKPLSIGGETTNPSAMDLDMRIERVGRGEFFFSGTFFWNIDLDDSVLVEMQILRSHSGSEADYKLTPWSIPQQTFIEYIDTFYKDLLMANLGDCTDLPRYDSGYVPPWPKGTFNFTRCGIKGDGLPEVLVEGFYKVQAIITALPTVQQNITAIIQVTLKMF